In a genomic window of Agarivorans albus:
- a CDS encoding FUSC family membrane protein produces MVLNFKLDASKLNWTIACKAAGLAMFILSLGLVFNLDFALTATLGVVAAGLADSPDFYQHRLQSTLLMMASFSLASISVTLLFPLPWLFAIGLFCSSYLFMRMPVLGQKYGAISLCSLIIAIYTMLGYNTYENPWLQPFWLVIGALSYALLSLLINALYPTRWLDRQLDQIFKQISLYQLTKTRLFQREANITDIQVKLTAQSADIAEQLGVIRHGLYVYQQRNKQHVGSSQMDRFFKAQLLHERLSSSHLDYQRLQRVLPRTLLADTRTVLVKIARVIGAKHLDASAEKELISAVDDLETARANLKNVPPRFAYMLKNLHKVIALCFNEQHFPEPEQSFSPFTRISVKQYLSQAADISLSINRHALRMATLMLLAYGLIQLSGDEHAYWLMLSCLLVVKPNYHDTKKRVDKRVYGTIVGVGFAAALSYLRLPDIALTSLIPGLVLLFFLFFHLNYAISVAMITVFVAISLDLQGYPANEALIVRTLVTVIGALMAMAALRYLWPDWQHKQSRKIISQLFANTANYQTAIFNQYFNGDVEETTDFRLSRYHAYQSEAELVRHWQYMLAEPSHKQRLSPDLYQLVGLSHHLLSHLSALSTHRTQLQSNQAAERLACLGELIQSELQLMHDYLLLKGPHRPIVQANNDAFTRAINQLLPQLVGNELLIAYQLQLIGKDLKKIRQLLVNGKW; encoded by the coding sequence ATGGTACTTAATTTTAAACTAGATGCTTCCAAACTTAATTGGACCATAGCCTGTAAAGCCGCTGGTTTGGCTATGTTTATTCTCAGCCTAGGTTTGGTATTTAATTTAGATTTCGCTTTAACAGCAACACTTGGCGTGGTTGCAGCAGGACTAGCAGACAGCCCAGACTTTTATCAACATCGCCTGCAAAGCACCTTGTTGATGATGGCGAGCTTTTCCCTAGCCAGCATCTCAGTTACTTTACTGTTTCCCCTTCCCTGGCTATTTGCCATTGGCTTATTTTGTTCTAGCTATCTATTTATGCGCATGCCAGTGCTTGGGCAAAAATACGGTGCAATTTCCCTGTGTTCGTTAATCATCGCTATATATACGATGCTTGGTTACAACACCTACGAAAACCCTTGGTTACAACCCTTTTGGTTAGTGATAGGCGCATTGAGTTACGCCCTTCTCTCATTGCTTATTAATGCGCTATATCCAACCCGCTGGTTAGACAGACAGCTGGACCAAATATTTAAACAGATTAGTCTTTATCAATTAACTAAGACCCGTTTGTTTCAACGCGAAGCAAACATCACCGATATACAAGTAAAGCTAACGGCTCAAAGCGCCGACATTGCAGAGCAATTGGGTGTTATTCGCCATGGATTATATGTTTACCAGCAGCGTAACAAACAGCATGTGGGTTCCAGCCAAATGGACCGCTTTTTTAAAGCACAGCTGCTGCATGAACGCTTAAGCTCCTCACACTTAGACTACCAACGTTTACAACGAGTATTGCCAAGAACCTTACTAGCCGACACGAGAACAGTGTTAGTTAAAATCGCACGGGTTATTGGTGCAAAGCACCTCGATGCAAGCGCAGAGAAAGAATTAATATCCGCTGTCGATGATTTAGAAACGGCACGGGCAAATCTAAAAAATGTTCCTCCCCGCTTTGCCTATATGCTGAAAAATTTGCATAAGGTGATTGCCCTATGTTTTAACGAACAGCATTTCCCCGAGCCAGAACAAAGCTTCTCACCATTTACTCGAATATCGGTAAAACAATACCTGTCTCAGGCTGCTGATATCAGCCTAAGTATTAATCGCCATGCCTTGCGAATGGCCACGCTAATGCTACTTGCCTATGGATTAATCCAATTGTCTGGCGATGAACATGCCTACTGGCTAATGCTTAGTTGTTTACTAGTGGTAAAACCTAATTATCACGATACTAAAAAACGCGTAGATAAAAGAGTATACGGCACCATAGTTGGTGTCGGCTTTGCAGCAGCCTTGAGCTACTTACGTCTACCCGACATAGCACTAACATCATTAATCCCCGGTTTAGTGCTGTTATTCTTTTTGTTCTTTCACCTTAATTACGCCATTTCGGTTGCCATGATTACGGTGTTTGTTGCCATCTCTCTCGATCTTCAAGGCTACCCCGCTAACGAAGCATTGATAGTGCGTACCTTAGTAACAGTAATTGGTGCCTTAATGGCAATGGCGGCACTTCGTTACCTGTGGCCCGATTGGCAACATAAACAAAGCAGAAAAATAATTAGCCAATTGTTTGCCAACACTGCCAATTATCAAACTGCTATTTTTAACCAGTACTTTAATGGCGATGTTGAAGAAACCACTGATTTTCGATTAAGTCGCTACCACGCATATCAAAGCGAAGCTGAGCTAGTTCGACATTGGCAATACATGCTAGCAGAACCTAGCCACAAGCAGCGTTTATCGCCAGACTTATATCAGCTAGTTGGCTTAAGCCATCACTTGTTATCGCATTTATCTGCATTATCAACACACCGCACTCAACTACAGTCCAATCAGGCGGCCGAGCGTTTGGCCTGTTTAGGCGAATTGATTCAAAGCGAATTACAATTGATGCATGATTACTTGTTACTAAAGGGGCCACATCGACCCATAGTGCAAGCAAACAACGATGCATTTACCCGAGCAATTAACCAACTTCTTCCCCAGTTAGTCGGCAACGAACTGTTGATTGCTTATCAACTTCAATTAATCGGCAAAGACTTAAAGAAAATTCGTCAACTACTGGTAAATGGTAAGTGGTAA
- a CDS encoding Bax inhibitor-1/YccA family protein: MNQPSTINYSAASKLETNKVLRNTYALLSMTLFTSAIAAFFAVVAGIGSLASIGMMVAAMVIVFFVLPKSINSSMGLVWTFVFTSLMGASLGPLLSAYLQFPQGPAIVMQALGMTGLIFFGLSGYVLTTKKDFSFMSGFLMAGLIVVVVSMLLNLFLQIPMLSLAISGAAVLLFSGFILYDTSNILNGNETNYIRATISMYLNVFNIFVHLLSILGFLNDD; encoded by the coding sequence ATGAATCAGCCGAGCACGATAAACTATAGCGCTGCATCGAAACTGGAAACAAATAAGGTATTGCGTAACACCTACGCCTTACTTTCGATGACCTTGTTTACCAGTGCCATTGCAGCATTCTTTGCAGTAGTCGCCGGAATTGGTAGCCTGGCATCTATTGGTATGATGGTTGCCGCCATGGTAATCGTATTCTTCGTTCTACCGAAAAGTATCAACTCTTCTATGGGTTTGGTTTGGACTTTTGTATTCACTTCATTAATGGGCGCCTCTTTAGGCCCGTTGCTTAGTGCTTACCTCCAATTCCCACAAGGTCCTGCTATTGTAATGCAAGCCCTTGGCATGACAGGCTTAATTTTCTTTGGTTTGTCTGGTTACGTGCTAACCACTAAGAAAGACTTCTCTTTTATGAGTGGTTTCTTAATGGCAGGCCTAATCGTTGTTGTAGTTAGCATGTTGCTTAACTTGTTTTTGCAAATCCCAATGCTTAGCCTAGCCATTAGTGGTGCAGCAGTACTGTTGTTTTCTGGCTTCATTCTTTATGATACCAGCAACATTCTAAACGGTAATGAAACCAACTACATACGTGCAACAATTTCAATGTACTTAAATGTATTCAACATTTTTGTTCACTTGCTAAGTATTTTAGGTTTCCTAAACGACGACTAA
- a CDS encoding manganese-dependent inorganic pyrophosphatase — translation MLVLGHTNPDCDSIAGAISLAELLTKQGTPATAIAQGEPNPEAKFLLDKIGFAAPEVRTEIAGEDVWLIDYSDWGQAPKDAKKANIRGIVDHHKLGDITTAEPLECWIRPVGCSCTIVYSMYQAANITPSKEAATLMLGAILSDTVKFNSPTFTPVDREAAEALALLAGVEDIDAFADEQFAAKSDVASVPADELVLRDQKVYEINGKQFAIAQLELTSVKPVLARLDELETALVALKQANNYHTALVLLTDITTLNSTGLICSDEAALVASTLGGTIEGSVIDLPGVVSRKKQVMPPLQREFDVA, via the coding sequence ATGTTAGTTTTAGGACATACTAATCCAGACTGTGACAGTATTGCCGGTGCAATATCGTTAGCAGAGTTATTAACCAAGCAAGGCACACCAGCAACAGCGATTGCTCAAGGTGAACCTAATCCTGAAGCCAAATTTCTCTTAGACAAAATTGGTTTTGCAGCGCCAGAAGTGCGCACAGAGATCGCTGGCGAAGATGTTTGGCTAATTGATTACTCTGATTGGGGGCAAGCGCCAAAAGACGCTAAAAAAGCTAACATTCGCGGTATCGTTGATCACCATAAACTTGGTGATATCACTACTGCTGAACCTTTAGAGTGTTGGATCCGCCCTGTAGGTTGTAGCTGTACGATTGTTTATAGCATGTATCAAGCCGCTAATATTACGCCTAGTAAAGAAGCCGCTACCCTAATGTTAGGCGCTATCTTAAGCGATACAGTTAAATTTAACTCCCCAACATTTACACCAGTAGATCGTGAAGCTGCAGAAGCCTTAGCTTTACTGGCTGGTGTTGAAGATATTGATGCATTTGCAGACGAGCAATTTGCAGCAAAATCTGATGTGGCTTCAGTGCCTGCGGATGAGTTAGTACTAAGAGATCAAAAAGTTTATGAGATTAATGGTAAACAATTTGCCATTGCTCAATTAGAACTTACTTCAGTAAAACCGGTACTAGCCCGTTTAGATGAGTTAGAAACGGCCTTAGTTGCGCTTAAACAAGCAAACAACTACCACACCGCTCTTGTGTTGTTAACTGACATTACTACCCTAAACTCTACTGGCTTAATTTGTAGTGATGAAGCTGCACTGGTTGCTTCTACTTTAGGTGGAACTATCGAAGGTTCAGTTATCGACCTACCTGGCGTAGTTAGCCGTAAGAAACAAGTTATGCCGCCGCTACAACGTGAGTTTGATGTAGCTTAA
- the gltB gene encoding glutamate synthase large subunit: protein MTNITQHNKSLYRPEFEHDSCGIGFVAHLKGRKSHDVIENALTMLTCMEHRGGTGCDVDSGDGAGILIQLPHEFFNEEVTKLGFSLPKPGEYGVGMVYFPAGEAIRRECREILNRNIEKLGLTLLGYRVVPKDNSSLGQASLDNEPQIEQVFIARPADLDQQVFERKLFVLRKYTLHIADATVAGVDEDFYMASMSSRTIVYKGQLTTAQVRKYYLDLQDSRVVSAIAMFHSRFSTNTFPAWRLAQPFRYIAHNGEINTVKGNVNWMRARESLLASVNFSKEELDMINPVCDISRSDSANLDMCVELLVLSGRPLEQVMMMVVPEAWQTQDDMDPVKRAFYEYYSCIMEPWDGPASISFTDGKVIGATLDRNGLRPSRYLVTDDGLVVMGSETGALVVDQSKVVQKGRLQPGKIFIADLEQGRIVADDEVKHTVCSSQPYGKWVEENKIVLDDLPLPEGYDRFATQHSLEKRQKAFGYSQEDINAVLKPMVGTSKEPLGAMGTDTPLAILSDKNPHLSHYFKQLFAQVTNPPIDPIREEMVMSLRTYVGADLNLLEETPLHCRKVEIKQPVLTNDQLAKLRSIDHNHFQAATIHTTFHASGAENELEKALERICRHAKDAVDDGFSILILSDRKVDSDHAAVPSVLATAAVHHYLIREGIRAHADLIVESGDIRETHHLATVLGYGAAAVNPYLAIETLLDMRDQAIIESSLSNDEVVERYTKAVNSGLLKIFSKMGISTLQSYQGAQIFEALGINSEVVKKYFTGTVTRIEGLSLDGIATEALNRHREGFPADDNPFSDLILKTGGEYAWRKDGERHLFNPTTIRLLQNASSTNDYKVFKEYAANVDNQAKEAFTLRGLLKFKSDRESVPLSEVESAETILKRFATGAMSFGSISWEAHTTLAIAMNRIGGKSNSGEGGEDPIRFKPMENGDSMISKIKQVASGRFGVTSHYLANAEELQIKMAQGAKPGEGGQLPGDKVDAWIGKTRGSTPGVGLISPPPHHDIYSIEDLAQLIYDLKNANRDARINVKLVSEAGVGTIASGVCKGYADVVLIAGYDGGTGASPLSSIKHAGLPWELGLAETHQTLIQNKLRSRITVQADGQLKTPRDLAVATLLGAEEWGVATAALVVEGCTMMRKCHLNTCPVGIATQDRRLRERYAGQVDHVVNFFKMMVEGLREIMAELGFRSINEMVGQSQCLTPRTDVDHWKYKGVDLSPILYKADDSGNETLYCSQEQKHLIHDIVDRQLIKDAAKALESGEEVSLKSEIINTNRSVGTMLSNEISKRYGAEGLPEDTIKVKFNGSAGQSFGTFAAKGIKFELEGDANDYFGKGLSGAKLVVYPDSSAPFEARKNIIVGNVAFFGGTSGEAYIRGIAGERFCVRNSGVTAIVEGVGDHGCEYMTGGKAVILGETGRNFAAGMSGGVAYVLDRNKQFASRCNMEMVKLGGVEDAAEAAELKALIENHLEQTGSDVAKELLADWDNALSMFVRVMPTDYERMQNYMKEAKATGEHETDYDVAVAAFDMHLDSVAQAKKAKAEQAKQKAEAV from the coding sequence ATGACAAACATAACTCAACACAATAAGAGCCTTTATAGGCCAGAATTCGAACACGATAGCTGTGGTATCGGATTCGTTGCCCACTTAAAAGGGCGTAAAAGTCATGATGTGATCGAAAACGCATTAACCATGCTTACTTGCATGGAGCATCGTGGTGGTACTGGTTGTGACGTAGATAGTGGAGACGGCGCCGGTATTCTCATTCAGCTTCCTCATGAGTTTTTTAACGAAGAAGTAACAAAATTGGGCTTCAGCTTACCTAAACCAGGTGAGTACGGCGTGGGTATGGTTTACTTCCCTGCTGGTGAAGCTATTCGTCGCGAATGTCGCGAGATACTAAACCGTAACATTGAAAAACTAGGCCTAACCTTATTAGGTTACCGCGTAGTTCCAAAAGACAACTCTAGCCTAGGTCAAGCATCTCTAGATAATGAGCCGCAAATTGAACAAGTGTTCATTGCGCGTCCTGCTGACTTAGACCAGCAAGTTTTCGAACGTAAGCTATTTGTTTTACGTAAATACACCTTGCACATCGCTGATGCGACAGTTGCCGGTGTAGACGAAGACTTCTACATGGCTTCGATGTCTTCTCGTACTATTGTGTACAAGGGGCAGTTAACTACGGCTCAAGTACGCAAGTATTACTTAGACCTTCAAGACTCTCGTGTGGTTTCGGCAATTGCCATGTTCCACTCGCGTTTTTCTACTAACACATTCCCAGCATGGCGCTTAGCACAGCCGTTCCGTTACATTGCACATAATGGTGAAATTAACACTGTTAAAGGTAACGTAAACTGGATGCGCGCACGTGAGTCTTTGCTTGCAAGTGTAAACTTCAGCAAAGAAGAACTGGATATGATTAATCCAGTTTGTGATATCTCTCGCTCAGACTCTGCAAACTTAGACATGTGTGTAGAGCTACTTGTATTAAGTGGTCGTCCGCTTGAACAAGTAATGATGATGGTTGTGCCAGAAGCATGGCAAACTCAAGATGACATGGACCCGGTGAAGCGTGCCTTCTACGAGTACTACTCTTGCATCATGGAACCATGGGATGGCCCAGCTTCAATTTCATTTACCGATGGTAAAGTAATTGGCGCAACTCTTGACCGTAACGGCTTACGTCCTTCTCGTTACCTAGTAACCGATGATGGTTTAGTAGTAATGGGCTCTGAAACTGGTGCATTGGTTGTAGATCAATCTAAAGTGGTTCAAAAAGGCCGCTTGCAACCAGGTAAAATCTTCATTGCCGACCTAGAACAAGGCCGCATTGTTGCTGATGATGAAGTTAAACACACAGTGTGTTCTAGCCAGCCTTATGGCAAATGGGTAGAAGAAAACAAGATTGTTTTAGATGATCTTCCATTACCAGAAGGTTACGACCGTTTTGCTACGCAGCACAGCCTAGAGAAACGTCAAAAAGCATTTGGCTACAGCCAAGAAGATATTAACGCGGTATTAAAGCCGATGGTTGGTACTTCTAAAGAACCACTTGGTGCAATGGGAACAGATACGCCGCTAGCGATTTTATCTGATAAAAACCCGCACTTATCGCATTACTTTAAACAGTTGTTTGCCCAGGTAACTAACCCGCCAATCGACCCAATTCGTGAAGAAATGGTAATGTCACTACGTACATACGTAGGTGCGGACTTAAACTTACTTGAAGAAACGCCGCTGCATTGTCGTAAAGTTGAGATTAAGCAACCAGTATTAACTAACGACCAGTTAGCTAAGCTACGTAGCATTGATCACAATCACTTCCAAGCTGCGACTATTCATACCACTTTCCACGCCTCTGGTGCAGAAAATGAGTTAGAAAAAGCGCTTGAGCGTATTTGTCGTCATGCTAAAGATGCGGTAGATGATGGTTTCTCAATTCTAATCTTGAGTGACCGTAAAGTAGATAGTGACCACGCAGCAGTGCCTTCAGTACTAGCTACAGCAGCAGTTCACCACTACTTAATTCGTGAAGGCATTCGTGCTCACGCAGACCTAATTGTTGAGTCTGGTGATATTCGCGAAACCCACCATTTAGCAACTGTATTAGGTTATGGCGCAGCAGCGGTTAACCCATACTTAGCAATTGAAACGCTTCTTGATATGCGCGACCAAGCAATTATCGAAAGCAGCCTAAGCAACGATGAAGTTGTTGAGCGCTACACTAAAGCAGTAAATAGCGGCTTGCTAAAAATCTTCTCGAAGATGGGTATTTCTACACTTCAGTCTTACCAAGGCGCTCAAATCTTTGAAGCGCTTGGTATTAACTCTGAAGTAGTGAAAAAATACTTCACCGGTACAGTGACCCGTATCGAAGGTTTAAGCTTAGACGGTATCGCTACAGAAGCACTAAACCGTCACCGTGAAGGTTTCCCTGCAGACGACAACCCATTCAGTGATCTAATCCTGAAAACGGGTGGTGAGTACGCATGGCGTAAAGACGGTGAACGTCACCTATTTAACCCAACAACGATTCGTTTGCTACAAAATGCTTCGTCGACTAACGACTACAAAGTGTTTAAAGAATATGCTGCAAACGTAGATAACCAAGCTAAAGAAGCTTTCACGCTACGTGGTTTATTGAAGTTTAAATCAGACCGTGAAAGTGTACCGCTAAGTGAAGTTGAATCAGCAGAAACGATTCTTAAGCGTTTTGCTACTGGTGCAATGAGCTTTGGTTCTATTTCTTGGGAAGCGCACACTACACTAGCAATTGCTATGAACCGCATTGGCGGTAAGAGTAACTCTGGTGAGGGCGGTGAAGACCCAATTCGCTTTAAGCCTATGGAAAATGGCGACTCTATGATCTCTAAGATCAAACAGGTTGCTTCTGGTCGCTTTGGTGTAACTAGCCATTACTTGGCAAATGCTGAAGAGCTACAGATCAAGATGGCGCAGGGTGCTAAACCGGGCGAGGGTGGTCAGTTACCAGGTGATAAAGTTGATGCCTGGATCGGTAAAACTCGTGGCTCAACGCCAGGTGTTGGTCTAATTTCACCACCTCCACACCACGACATCTACTCAATCGAAGATTTAGCCCAGCTAATCTACGATTTGAAAAATGCTAACCGCGATGCACGTATTAACGTTAAGTTAGTATCAGAAGCGGGTGTAGGTACAATTGCTTCTGGTGTATGTAAAGGTTACGCCGACGTAGTACTTATCGCAGGTTACGACGGTGGTACTGGTGCTTCTCCACTTAGCTCAATTAAACACGCGGGTCTGCCGTGGGAGCTAGGTCTAGCAGAAACGCATCAAACGCTAATTCAAAATAAACTACGTAGCCGTATTACTGTACAGGCCGATGGTCAACTTAAAACACCACGCGATTTAGCTGTAGCAACTTTGCTAGGTGCTGAAGAGTGGGGCGTAGCAACTGCAGCCCTAGTAGTTGAAGGTTGTACCATGATGCGTAAGTGTCACTTGAACACTTGTCCAGTGGGTATTGCTACTCAGGACCGTCGTTTACGCGAGCGTTACGCAGGTCAAGTTGACCACGTTGTCAACTTCTTCAAGATGATGGTTGAAGGTTTACGTGAAATTATGGCTGAACTAGGCTTCCGCTCAATTAATGAGATGGTAGGTCAAAGCCAGTGTCTAACACCACGTACCGATGTTGATCACTGGAAATACAAAGGCGTGGATTTATCTCCAATCCTTTATAAAGCTGATGACAGTGGTAACGAAACACTTTACTGCAGCCAAGAGCAAAAACACTTAATTCACGACATCGTGGATCGCCAGTTAATCAAAGATGCCGCTAAGGCGCTTGAGAGTGGCGAAGAAGTATCTCTGAAATCAGAGATCATCAACACCAACCGTAGTGTTGGTACCATGCTGTCGAACGAAATATCTAAGCGTTATGGTGCTGAAGGCCTACCAGAAGACACGATTAAAGTGAAATTCAACGGTAGTGCAGGCCAAAGCTTTGGTACTTTTGCCGCTAAAGGTATTAAGTTTGAACTTGAAGGCGATGCCAACGATTACTTCGGTAAAGGTTTATCTGGCGCCAAATTAGTGGTTTACCCAGATTCAAGCGCACCGTTCGAAGCACGCAAAAACATCATTGTAGGTAACGTAGCCTTCTTTGGTGGTACTTCTGGTGAAGCTTATATTCGCGGTATAGCTGGCGAGCGTTTCTGTGTTCGTAACTCTGGTGTAACAGCCATTGTTGAAGGCGTAGGTGACCACGGTTGTGAATACATGACCGGAGGTAAAGCGGTAATTCTTGGTGAAACGGGCCGTAACTTCGCAGCTGGTATGTCTGGCGGTGTAGCGTACGTATTAGACCGTAACAAGCAATTTGCCTCACGTTGTAACATGGAAATGGTTAAGCTAGGCGGCGTTGAAGACGCAGCTGAAGCAGCCGAGCTAAAAGCATTAATCGAAAATCACTTAGAGCAAACTGGCTCTGATGTAGCAAAAGAATTGCTAGCTGATTGGGATAACGCACTTAGCATGTTCGTTCGTGTAATGCCTACCGATTACGAGCGTATGCAGAACTACATGAAAGAAGCTAAAGCCACAGGTGAGCATGAAACGGATTACGATGTAGCGGTAGCTGCATTTGATATGCACCTTGATAGCGTAGCGCAAGCGAAAAAAGCCAAGGCTGAACAAGCCAAACAAAAAGCTGAAGCGGTTTAG
- a CDS encoding glutamate synthase subunit beta has product MANPTGFMEIDRKLSTDRDPAERLIDWLEVKTPMSEEAVKDQASRCMDCGIPFCHSGDSDYAPRVAGCPINNLIPEWNDLVYRGRWKDAIDRLHKTNNFPEFTGRVCPAPCEDSCVLGINAPPVTIKSQEVNIIERAFKEGWVKPNIPAKRSGKTVAIVGSGPAGLAAAAQLNSAGHKVTVFERADRVGGLLMYGIPNMKLQKEIVERRIEIMREEGIVFKTSVEVGKDISINRLNEDFDALLLATGATVPRDLPVEGRQLNGVHFAMEFLGKNTKSLLDSNLEDGRYISAKDKHVVVIGGGDTGTDCVGTSLRHGCKNVMQLEIMPQPPQERAQDNPWPEFKRTLKRDYGQDEAIAIQGEDPRRYLVMTQKMVGDEQGNVTEVHTTKVNWTKNANGQMVPEPVKGSEEVIKADLVLLAMGFMGPEAGIIDELGVEKDARSNAKATYGEYATNVKGVFAAGDARRGQSLIVWAINEGRGAAQAVDTFLMGKSYLPK; this is encoded by the coding sequence ATGGCAAATCCAACGGGATTTATGGAAATAGACAGGAAGCTATCGACAGACCGCGACCCAGCAGAGCGTTTGATAGATTGGCTAGAAGTTAAAACGCCTATGAGCGAAGAAGCGGTTAAAGACCAAGCTTCTCGCTGTATGGATTGTGGTATTCCTTTTTGTCATTCTGGTGACTCAGACTACGCGCCACGCGTAGCTGGGTGTCCAATTAACAACTTGATTCCAGAGTGGAATGACCTGGTATACCGTGGTCGCTGGAAGGATGCGATTGACCGTTTACACAAAACCAATAACTTCCCGGAGTTTACTGGGCGCGTATGTCCAGCTCCTTGTGAAGATTCTTGTGTTCTAGGTATTAATGCTCCACCAGTAACCATTAAGAGCCAAGAAGTTAACATTATCGAGCGTGCATTTAAGGAAGGTTGGGTTAAACCTAACATTCCAGCTAAACGCAGCGGCAAAACTGTCGCCATTGTAGGCTCTGGTCCTGCTGGTTTAGCAGCTGCTGCTCAGTTAAATTCTGCTGGTCATAAAGTAACTGTGTTTGAACGTGCTGACCGAGTTGGTGGCTTATTAATGTACGGTATTCCGAACATGAAGCTGCAAAAAGAGATCGTTGAGCGTCGTATCGAAATCATGCGTGAAGAAGGTATCGTATTCAAAACTTCAGTAGAAGTGGGTAAAGACATTTCTATTAACCGTTTGAACGAAGACTTTGACGCACTGTTGCTAGCCACTGGCGCAACGGTTCCGCGTGACTTACCAGTAGAAGGTCGCCAGTTAAACGGTGTTCACTTTGCGATGGAGTTCTTAGGTAAAAATACTAAGAGCTTGCTAGATAGCAACCTAGAAGATGGCCGTTACATTAGCGCTAAAGATAAGCACGTTGTGGTTATTGGTGGTGGTGATACAGGTACTGACTGTGTGGGTACTTCACTGCGTCACGGATGTAAGAACGTAATGCAGCTAGAGATTATGCCTCAGCCTCCGCAAGAACGTGCTCAAGACAACCCTTGGCCAGAATTTAAGCGCACCTTAAAGCGTGACTACGGTCAAGACGAAGCGATTGCCATTCAAGGTGAAGATCCGCGTCGTTACCTAGTTATGACCCAGAAAATGGTGGGTGATGAGCAAGGTAACGTGACAGAAGTTCACACTACCAAGGTCAACTGGACGAAAAACGCTAACGGCCAAATGGTACCAGAGCCAGTAAAAGGCAGTGAAGAAGTCATCAAAGCTGACTTAGTATTGCTAGCTATGGGCTTCATGGGACCAGAAGCGGGTATTATTGACGAACTAGGCGTTGAAAAAGACGCTCGTTCAAATGCTAAAGCAACCTACGGTGAATACGCCACAAATGTTAAAGGTGTGTTTGCAGCTGGTGATGCGCGTCGTGGTCAAAGTTTGATTGTTTGGGCAATCAACGAAGGTCGTGGTGCAGCACAAGCCGTTGATACCTTCTTAATGGGTAAGAGCTACTTACCTAAGTAA
- the uvrY gene encoding UvrY/SirA/GacA family response regulator transcription factor, whose product MINVFLVDDHELVRTGIRRILEDVRGFKVVGEAESGEKAVQWCRSNQANVILMDMNMPGIGGLEATRKILRYDPDAKIIVLTIHTENPFPTKVMQAGACGYLTKSAGPDEMLQAIRAVNVGQRYLSPEIAQQMALSQFNPAEDNPFQSLSERELQIMLMITKGEKVTDISDQLSLSPKTVNSYRYRLFSKLNISGDVELTHLAIRHGMIDTDKL is encoded by the coding sequence TTGATAAACGTATTTCTGGTTGACGATCATGAGCTAGTGCGTACAGGGATCCGTCGCATTTTAGAAGACGTTCGAGGATTTAAAGTGGTTGGTGAGGCCGAGAGCGGAGAGAAAGCCGTTCAATGGTGCAGAAGCAACCAAGCCAACGTAATCTTAATGGATATGAATATGCCTGGAATTGGTGGCTTAGAGGCTACCCGCAAGATATTGCGTTACGATCCAGATGCTAAGATTATCGTGTTAACTATTCATACTGAAAACCCATTTCCTACCAAGGTGATGCAAGCAGGCGCATGTGGTTACTTAACCAAAAGTGCCGGCCCAGATGAAATGCTACAAGCTATTCGTGCGGTTAACGTAGGGCAGCGTTATCTGTCACCCGAGATCGCTCAGCAAATGGCTTTGAGTCAGTTTAATCCGGCAGAAGACAATCCATTTCAAAGCTTATCTGAACGAGAGTTGCAGATAATGCTAATGATTACCAAAGGCGAAAAGGTTACCGATATTTCTGACCAGCTCAGCCTAAGCCCCAAAACGGTCAATTCTTACCGTTACCGCTTGTTTAGCAAGTTGAACATTAGCGGTGATGTAGAGTTAACTCATTTAGCCATTCGCCACGGCATGATAGACACAGACAAGCTGTAA